The following proteins come from a genomic window of Paucimonas lemoignei:
- a CDS encoding ATP-binding protein, whose product MSELTLHVVGEEAMTSFGARIAQVTQGVGIIFLDGDLGAGKTTLSRGLIRGLGHVGAVKSPTFTLVEPYELGAVRVFHFDLYRLVDPEELEYLGIRDYLQGDALCLIEWPERGAGFLPKPDLTITIRPHAQGRTLTLSPTGSRGETWCAALALEFK is encoded by the coding sequence GTGTCTGAGTTAACGCTGCATGTGGTCGGCGAAGAGGCCATGACCAGCTTTGGTGCGCGGATTGCCCAAGTGACCCAAGGGGTCGGCATTATTTTTCTGGACGGCGATCTCGGCGCCGGTAAAACCACACTGTCGCGGGGCCTTATCCGCGGTCTGGGGCATGTGGGGGCGGTCAAGAGCCCGACCTTTACCCTGGTGGAGCCCTATGAGCTGGGTGCCGTGCGCGTCTTTCACTTCGACTTGTACCGGCTGGTCGACCCTGAGGAATTGGAGTACCTGGGGATCCGTGATTACCTGCAAGGGGACGCCCTTTGTCTGATCGAATGGCCCGAACGTGGTGCAGGCTTTTTGCCAAAGCCTGACCTGACCATTACCATTAGGCCGCATGCGCAAGGTCGGACACTGACTTTGAGCCCGACGGGCTCGCGTGGCGAAACCTGGTGTGCCGCTTTGGCGTTGGAATTCAAATAG
- the hfq gene encoding RNA-binding protein yields the protein MSKGHSLQDPYLNTLRKEKVGVSIYLVNGIKLQGTIESFDQFVILLKNTVSQMVYKHAISTVVPVRPIRLPSANEGEQGDAEPGNA from the coding sequence ATGTCAAAAGGGCATTCGCTACAAGACCCTTACCTGAACACTTTACGTAAAGAAAAGGTTGGGGTTTCGATTTATCTCGTCAACGGTATCAAGCTGCAAGGCACGATCGAGTCCTTCGACCAGTTCGTTATTTTGCTGAAGAACACCGTCAGCCAAATGGTTTACAAGCACGCTATCTCGACTGTTGTTCCAGTTCGCCCGATTCGTCTGCCTAGCGCAAACGAAGGTGAGCAGGGCGATGCAGAGCCGGGTAACGCCTGA
- the miaA gene encoding tRNA delta(2)-isopentenylpyrophosphate transferase — MNALPPAIFLMGPTASGKTDLAMELCKVLPCELISVDSALVYRGMDIGTAKPSKEQLAEFPHRLVDILDPSQSYSAADFRTDALTAMAEITARGKIPLLVGGTMLYFKALLDGLADMPAADAGIRAELEAQAAAHGWQALHDQLAVVDPVSAARIHPNDPQRLIRALEVYRVSGLSMTAHREQQTAQTTDAAASGRPQLPYTVANLAIAPADRRVLHERIATRFSNMLDQGFLDEVLALRSRGDLHAGLPSIRAVGYRQVWDYLDDKLTYAEMQERGIIATRQLAKRQFTWLRSWDDLNWLDSLACDNLPRALKYLGSVSILS; from the coding sequence ATGAACGCTCTACCTCCGGCCATCTTCCTGATGGGGCCGACGGCTTCCGGCAAGACCGATCTGGCCATGGAACTCTGCAAAGTCTTGCCCTGTGAGCTGATAAGCGTTGATTCGGCGCTGGTCTATCGCGGCATGGACATCGGCACTGCCAAGCCTTCCAAAGAGCAATTGGCGGAGTTTCCCCACCGGTTGGTGGACATTCTCGACCCCTCCCAGAGCTACTCCGCTGCCGATTTTCGTACCGATGCTCTGACGGCAATGGCAGAAATAACCGCTCGCGGAAAAATTCCGCTGCTGGTGGGCGGCACTATGTTGTATTTCAAGGCTCTATTGGACGGCCTGGCCGATATGCCAGCCGCTGATGCAGGGATTCGGGCCGAACTTGAAGCGCAAGCCGCGGCCCATGGCTGGCAGGCATTGCATGATCAACTGGCAGTGGTAGATCCCGTGTCGGCCGCGAGGATTCACCCGAACGACCCGCAGCGATTGATTCGTGCGCTGGAGGTCTATCGGGTCAGCGGTTTGAGCATGACAGCACATAGGGAACAACAAACTGCGCAAACTACCGATGCTGCGGCTTCTGGTAGACCGCAATTGCCCTATACTGTCGCGAACCTGGCCATTGCTCCGGCAGATCGCAGGGTGTTGCACGAGCGAATCGCTACACGATTTTCGAATATGCTGGATCAGGGGTTCCTGGACGAAGTTCTGGCATTACGCTCAAGAGGTGACCTGCATGCTGGGTTGCCGTCTATAAGAGCCGTTGGTTACCGCCAGGTCTGGGATTATCTGGACGACAAGCTGACATATGCTGAAATGCAGGAGCGGGGGATCATTGCCACACGCCAACTGGCCAAACGGCAGTTCACCTGGCTACGCAGCTGGGACGATCTGAACTGGCTGGACAGCCTGGCTTGCGACAATCTGCCACGCGCCTTGAAATACCTGGGATCGGTCTCCATATTGAGCTGA
- the nnr gene encoding yjeF-like protein, hydroxyethylthiazole kinase-related protein yields MVITKPQLPDALYNAAQVRDLDARLIAAGTPGMELMQRAAHATWRALRRQWPDAHELTVLAGRGNNAGDGYLVGGLARKAGWLVQVFAVGDPAALHGDAATAHAEASAAGVDIQPWANQPLRGIVLDALLGTGLNGDVREPYASVIEVINASSLPVVAVDIPSGLSADTGQTLGTAVRADLTVTFIGLKLGLLTGDAADLIGELVFDGLQADPAIVAQIPTSATRLDAFNLPRLVPRPRTAHKGMYGRVLVIGGDHGFGGATLMTAESALRSGAGMVTLATRAEHIPAALTRMPEVMSAAILSANQLMALIEPASVLVVGPGLGQAAWGRSLLSAAANADRPQVWDADALNQLAQGFVSLPRGCVITPHPGEAARLLGISTQEVQADRPAAARALADKFNAVCVLKGTGSLIADVEGRLALCDRGHPAMATGGLGDVLAGLIGALMAQKMNPFDAACLGVWLHASAGEQIGKMGRGLAASDVIPAIRQLLEEQQPCLS; encoded by the coding sequence ATGGTCATCACGAAACCCCAATTACCCGACGCGCTGTACAACGCTGCGCAGGTCCGCGACCTTGATGCGCGCCTCATCGCGGCGGGTACTCCTGGTATGGAATTGATGCAGCGCGCCGCTCACGCTACCTGGCGCGCATTGCGTCGCCAATGGCCCGATGCCCATGAATTGACGGTGCTTGCCGGGCGTGGCAATAACGCGGGCGACGGCTATCTGGTCGGCGGTCTGGCACGCAAGGCCGGTTGGCTCGTGCAAGTATTTGCCGTGGGCGATCCGGCTGCACTGCACGGCGATGCAGCGACCGCCCATGCCGAGGCCTCGGCGGCTGGCGTGGATATTCAGCCTTGGGCGAATCAACCCCTGCGCGGCATCGTACTGGATGCCCTGCTGGGTACCGGGTTGAATGGCGATGTGCGCGAGCCTTACGCCTCGGTCATCGAAGTCATCAACGCCAGCAGCCTGCCCGTGGTGGCGGTGGATATTCCCTCCGGGCTCAGCGCCGACACCGGGCAAACCCTGGGCACCGCAGTGCGTGCTGATCTGACGGTGACCTTCATTGGCTTGAAGTTGGGCTTACTGACCGGAGACGCTGCCGATCTGATCGGCGAACTGGTCTTCGATGGCCTTCAGGCTGATCCGGCTATCGTGGCGCAGATACCTACAAGCGCGACCCGCCTGGACGCGTTCAATCTGCCCCGGCTGGTGCCGCGTCCTCGTACGGCCCATAAAGGCATGTACGGGCGGGTGCTGGTGATCGGTGGTGATCACGGTTTTGGCGGCGCCACCTTGATGACTGCCGAGAGCGCGTTGCGCAGTGGGGCTGGCATGGTCACGCTGGCAACTCGCGCTGAACATATCCCCGCGGCGCTGACCCGCATGCCTGAGGTCATGAGCGCCGCCATCCTTTCGGCCAATCAGTTAATGGCGCTGATCGAGCCCGCCAGCGTGCTGGTGGTGGGGCCGGGCTTAGGGCAGGCCGCGTGGGGGCGCAGTCTGCTGTCCGCTGCCGCCAACGCTGACCGCCCACAAGTCTGGGACGCCGACGCCCTCAATCAATTGGCACAAGGTTTTGTCAGTCTGCCCCGAGGCTGCGTGATAACCCCGCACCCTGGCGAAGCTGCGCGCCTGCTGGGCATTAGCACTCAAGAGGTTCAGGCCGATCGTCCTGCTGCCGCCCGCGCACTTGCCGATAAATTCAATGCGGTCTGCGTACTTAAAGGCACGGGCAGCCTGATCGCCGATGTCGAGGGTCGGCTGGCGCTGTGTGATCGGGGCCACCCGGCCATGGCCACGGGCGGCTTGGGCGATGTGCTGGCCGGCCTGATTGGTGCATTGATGGCGCAAAAAATGAACCCATTCGATGCCGCTTGCCTGGGCGTCTGGCTGCACGCCAGCGCTGGGGAGCAGATTGGCAAAATGGGCCGCGGGCTGGCGGCCAGTGATGTGATACCGGCCATTCGTCAGTTATTGGAGGAGCAACAACCGTGTCTGAGTTAA
- the amiC_1 gene encoding N-acetylmuramoyl-L-alanine amidase: MGLGMRIRALVTVVGLLLTALAVDALAASQVRSVRLWRAPDNTRLVFDLSGPVQHSVFTLTSPDRLVIDINGATLAGPLNVPMANTPITSMRSAQRTPTDLRVVIDLKKAVTPKSFTLAPNQQYGNRLVVDLFDEASDANPTPTIIASTPATSAPAVPVSPSKPEIKLTPVPNGKRDIVIVIDAGHGGEDPGASGSSGQKEKNLVLSIAKELQRQINAEKGYRAELTRTGDYFIPLRKRTEIARAKGADLFVSIHADAAPSRAAFGASVFALSERGATSETARWLADSENRSDLIGGAGAVSLDDKDRMLAGVLLDLSMTASLSSSLNVGQKVLSNIGRVTSLHKQRVEQAGFMVLKSPDIPSILVETGFISNNAEANKLSSAPHQQALARSISAGVRQFFQQNPPQGTYIAWLRDNGKLAQGPRNHTVRPGESLSMLAARYDMSPSVLRDANNLKSDELRVGQDLKIPSSEVATQP; the protein is encoded by the coding sequence ATGGGGTTAGGTATGCGCATTCGCGCGCTGGTTACTGTAGTGGGTCTGCTTTTGACAGCCCTGGCTGTTGATGCGCTGGCAGCGTCACAAGTACGAAGTGTCCGCTTATGGCGTGCACCGGATAACACACGGCTGGTTTTCGATCTTTCCGGACCCGTCCAGCACAGCGTCTTTACCCTGACTTCTCCTGATCGTCTGGTCATTGATATCAACGGCGCGACCCTTGCCGGGCCGCTGAATGTGCCAATGGCCAACACGCCGATTACCAGCATGCGCTCTGCACAGCGCACGCCCACCGATCTGCGGGTGGTCATCGACCTGAAAAAGGCGGTGACCCCCAAGAGCTTCACCCTGGCGCCCAACCAGCAATATGGCAACCGACTGGTGGTCGACCTGTTCGATGAGGCCTCTGACGCCAACCCGACACCGACCATCATTGCCAGCACCCCGGCGACCTCTGCGCCTGCAGTGCCGGTCAGCCCGTCGAAGCCTGAAATCAAACTCACCCCGGTGCCCAACGGCAAGCGCGACATCGTGATCGTGATCGACGCCGGTCACGGCGGGGAAGACCCGGGCGCGTCCGGCAGTAGCGGGCAGAAAGAGAAGAACCTGGTGCTGTCGATTGCCAAAGAACTGCAACGGCAGATCAACGCCGAGAAGGGCTATCGCGCGGAGTTGACCCGAACCGGCGACTACTTCATCCCCCTGCGCAAGCGTACGGAGATTGCCCGAGCCAAGGGTGCCGACCTGTTCGTGTCGATTCACGCTGACGCCGCGCCTTCAAGGGCAGCCTTCGGTGCCTCGGTATTTGCCCTGTCTGAACGCGGCGCGACGTCCGAGACTGCGCGCTGGCTGGCAGACAGTGAAAACCGTTCCGACTTGATCGGTGGTGCCGGTGCCGTGAGCCTGGACGATAAAGACCGGATGCTGGCAGGCGTATTGCTGGATCTGTCGATGACAGCGTCGTTGTCGTCCAGCCTGAACGTCGGGCAGAAAGTCCTCAGCAACATTGGCCGCGTCACTTCGCTTCATAAACAGCGGGTTGAACAAGCGGGCTTCATGGTGCTCAAGTCGCCGGACATCCCGTCGATCCTGGTGGAGACCGGCTTCATCTCCAACAACGCCGAAGCCAACAAGCTCAGTTCGGCCCCGCACCAGCAGGCATTGGCACGTTCGATTAGTGCTGGCGTGCGCCAGTTCTTCCAGCAGAACCCGCCGCAGGGCACTTACATCGCCTGGCTGCGCGATAACGGCAAGCTGGCACAAGGGCCGCGCAACCACACAGTGCGTCCGGGTGAAAGCCTGTCCATGCTCGCCGCGCGTTACGACATGAGCCCGTCGGTGTTGCGTGATGCCAACAATCTGAAATCTGATGAGCTGCGCGTCGGCCAGGACCTGAAAATCCCTAGCTCCGAGGTCGCGACTCAGCCATGA
- the mutL gene encoding DNA mismatch repair protein: MTDLLVDSLDVDVRAASGVAPLTAARIELLSPRLANQIAAGEVVERPASVIKELLENSLDSGAKRIDVDVEQAGIKLLRVRDDGSGISPDDLPLALARHATSKIRELEDLERVMSLGFRGEALASISSVARLTLTSRTRNADQAWQVETEGRDMASRVQPAAHPVGTSVEVRDLFFNTPARRKFLKAEKTEFDHLQEVIKRMALARFDVAFHLRHNGKTILSLHEANDDTARARRVSAICGPGFLEQALPIEIERNGLHLWGWVGLPTFSRSQADLQYFFVNGRAVRDKLVAHAVRQAYRDVLFNGRHPTFVLFFEVDPAVVDVNVHPTKHEVRFRDGRMVHDFLYGTLHRALGDVRPEDQLAGSAPVTAVERPSGPQAGEFGPQGEMRLAGNLLEQPQAQPYSPPAGSGAGAGHQYHYTPRPSSTLPAAEAQTAYREFYAPLPGSPTVSLPETQGDIPPLGYALAQLKGIYILAENALGLVLVDMHAAHERIMYERLKIAMASEGLSGQPLLVPESIAVSQREADCAEEHIETFQRLGFELQRLGPETLAIRQIPALLKQAEANRLVSDVLADLMEYGTSDRVQAHMNELLGTMACHGAIRANRRLAIPEMNGLLRDMENTERSGQCNHGRPTWTQMGLDDLDKLFLRGR; this comes from the coding sequence ATGACCGATCTTCTCGTTGACAGCCTGGACGTGGACGTCCGGGCGGCCTCAGGCGTCGCGCCGCTCACCGCTGCGCGCATCGAACTGCTCAGCCCTCGGCTGGCCAACCAGATTGCGGCGGGCGAGGTCGTCGAGAGACCTGCGTCGGTCATCAAGGAGTTGCTGGAAAACAGCCTTGATTCCGGTGCCAAACGCATCGATGTCGACGTGGAACAGGCCGGGATCAAGCTGCTGCGGGTGCGAGACGACGGCAGCGGCATCTCCCCGGACGACTTGCCCCTGGCGCTGGCGCGACATGCCACCAGCAAGATCCGCGAGCTTGAAGACCTTGAGCGGGTGATGAGCCTGGGCTTTCGTGGCGAGGCGCTGGCGTCGATCAGCTCAGTAGCGCGCCTGACCCTGACCTCGCGCACCCGCAATGCCGATCAGGCCTGGCAGGTGGAAACCGAAGGTCGCGACATGGCGTCCCGCGTGCAGCCAGCCGCGCATCCGGTGGGCACTTCGGTTGAAGTGCGCGACCTGTTTTTCAACACGCCCGCGCGACGCAAGTTTCTCAAAGCGGAAAAAACCGAATTCGATCACCTGCAAGAAGTGATCAAGCGCATGGCGCTGGCGCGTTTCGACGTGGCGTTCCACTTGCGTCACAACGGCAAGACCATCCTCAGCCTGCACGAAGCCAACGATGACACCGCCCGCGCGCGACGCGTCTCGGCGATCTGCGGTCCGGGCTTTCTGGAGCAGGCGCTGCCCATCGAGATCGAGCGCAACGGCTTGCATTTGTGGGGCTGGGTGGGGTTGCCGACGTTTTCTCGCAGCCAGGCCGATCTGCAATATTTCTTTGTGAATGGCCGTGCGGTACGCGACAAGCTGGTGGCCCACGCGGTTCGTCAGGCGTATCGCGACGTCCTGTTCAACGGCCGTCACCCGACCTTCGTCCTGTTTTTTGAAGTCGATCCGGCCGTGGTTGACGTGAACGTGCACCCGACCAAACACGAAGTCCGCTTCCGTGACGGGCGCATGGTCCATGACTTTCTCTATGGCACCCTGCATCGGGCGCTGGGCGATGTGCGTCCCGAGGATCAACTGGCCGGTTCGGCGCCGGTCACTGCCGTCGAGCGCCCAAGCGGCCCGCAAGCGGGCGAGTTCGGTCCTCAAGGCGAAATGCGTTTGGCGGGGAATTTGCTGGAACAACCTCAGGCTCAGCCTTATTCACCACCAGCAGGTTCCGGTGCGGGTGCTGGCCACCAGTATCATTACACGCCGCGCCCGAGTTCGACCTTGCCAGCAGCGGAGGCGCAAACGGCCTATCGTGAGTTCTATGCACCGCTGCCGGGTTCGCCGACTGTTTCATTACCCGAGACGCAGGGCGATATTCCACCGTTAGGCTATGCACTGGCGCAGCTCAAAGGCATCTACATCCTGGCGGAAAACGCTTTGGGGCTGGTGCTGGTGGACATGCACGCCGCCCACGAGCGGATTATGTACGAGCGCTTGAAGATCGCCATGGCCAGCGAAGGCTTGAGCGGCCAGCCGCTGCTGGTGCCTGAATCCATAGCTGTCAGTCAGCGTGAAGCCGATTGCGCCGAAGAGCACATCGAGACCTTCCAGCGTCTGGGCTTTGAGCTGCAGCGCCTGGGGCCGGAAACCCTGGCTATCCGGCAGATTCCGGCGTTGCTCAAGCAGGCCGAGGCCAATCGGCTGGTCAGTGATGTGCTGGCCGATCTGATGGAATACGGCACCAGTGATCGCGTGCAGGCGCACATGAATGAATTGCTTGGCACCATGGCCTGTCATGGGGCGATCCGCGCCAATCGGCGCCTGGCGATCCCTGAAATGAACGGCCTGCTGCGTGACATGGAAAACACCGAGCGCAGCGGTCAATGCAACCATGGCCGACCTACCTGGACCCAAATGGGCCTGGATGATCTGGACAAACTCTTTCTGCGCGGTCGTTGA
- the queG gene encoding (Fe-S)-binding protein, protein MPVITVDPPNTVDLVTLAQSIKEWGRELGFQQVGIAGLDLAEHEQHLERWLEAGYHGEMDYMAAHGSKRSHPDELVPGTLRVVSLRMDYLPGDTEMTQRLTEPEKAYVSRYALGRDYHKLIRKRVQQLAERIQQAIGPFGYRAFVDSAPVLEKAIAEQAGLGWIGKNTLVLNRKAGSFFFLSELFVDLPLPLDAPHATEHCGRCTACLDICPTAAFVGPYVLDARRCISYLTIELKTAIPEELRPLIGNRVFGCDDCQIVCPWNRFARPTDQSDFQPRHNLDNAGLAELFMWDEDKFLSNTEGSPLRRAGYERWLRNLAVGLGNAPSTIPVLQALEARRDYPSELVREHVEWALKQHEQRRMPTPQDQCSSPL, encoded by the coding sequence ATGCCCGTTATAACTGTCGATCCACCCAACACCGTAGACCTTGTCACCCTTGCGCAATCGATCAAGGAGTGGGGCCGCGAGCTGGGCTTTCAGCAAGTCGGGATCGCCGGGCTTGATCTGGCCGAACACGAGCAGCACCTTGAGCGCTGGCTTGAGGCGGGCTATCACGGCGAGATGGACTATATGGCAGCGCACGGCAGCAAACGTTCGCATCCGGACGAACTGGTGCCGGGCACGCTGCGCGTGGTGTCCCTGCGTATGGATTATCTGCCCGGCGACACCGAGATGACCCAGCGCCTGACCGAACCGGAAAAAGCCTACGTGTCGCGCTACGCCCTGGGCCGCGACTATCACAAGCTGATCCGCAAACGCGTGCAGCAACTGGCCGAACGCATCCAGCAGGCGATCGGCCCATTCGGCTATCGCGCCTTCGTCGACAGCGCTCCGGTACTGGAAAAAGCGATTGCCGAACAGGCCGGCTTAGGCTGGATCGGTAAGAACACGCTGGTGCTGAACCGCAAGGCCGGGAGTTTTTTCTTCCTCAGCGAGCTTTTCGTTGATCTGCCCTTGCCCTTGGACGCCCCACACGCTACCGAACATTGCGGGCGCTGCACCGCCTGCCTGGACATTTGCCCGACCGCTGCGTTTGTCGGGCCTTATGTGCTGGATGCCCGGCGTTGTATTTCCTACCTGACCATCGAGCTGAAAACCGCGATCCCGGAAGAGCTGCGTCCGTTGATTGGCAATCGGGTGTTTGGGTGCGATGACTGCCAGATCGTTTGCCCCTGGAATCGCTTCGCGCGGCCGACTGATCAAAGCGACTTCCAGCCTCGGCACAATCTGGACAATGCAGGTCTGGCCGAGCTGTTTATGTGGGACGAGGATAAATTCCTCAGCAACACCGAAGGCTCACCGCTACGCCGCGCGGGCTATGAGCGCTGGTTGCGTAATCTGGCAGTAGGCTTGGGCAATGCGCCCTCGACGATTCCGGTGCTGCAAGCGCTGGAGGCGCGGCGGGACTATCCGTCGGAGTTGGTCAGGGAGCATGTGGAGTGGGCGTTGAAGCAGCATGAGCAGCGAAGAATGCCAACCCCGCAGGATCAATGCTCATCACCCTTATAA
- the orn gene encoding oligoribonuclease encodes MQNKQNLIWIDLEMTGLDPDTDVIIEMATIITDSELNTLAEGPVIAVHQSDETLAKMDEWNTRQHGGSGLTQRVRESTISMAQAEAETLEFIKLWVPERSSPICGNSICQDRRFLYRHMPALENYFHYRNLDVSTLKELAARWSPELKFKKGSTHLALDDIRESIAELRFYREHFIKV; translated from the coding sequence ATGCAGAACAAGCAGAACCTGATCTGGATCGATCTGGAAATGACCGGTCTCGACCCGGACACCGACGTCATTATCGAAATGGCCACGATCATCACCGACAGCGAGCTCAATACTCTGGCTGAAGGCCCGGTGATCGCTGTACACCAGAGCGATGAAACCCTGGCGAAGATGGATGAGTGGAACACCCGCCAGCATGGCGGCTCAGGCCTGACCCAGCGGGTTCGCGAAAGCACCATCAGCATGGCGCAAGCCGAAGCCGAGACCCTTGAGTTCATCAAGTTGTGGGTGCCTGAGCGCAGTTCGCCGATTTGCGGCAACAGCATCTGCCAGGATCGTCGCTTCCTTTATCGCCACATGCCTGCGCTGGAAAACTACTTCCACTACCGCAATCTGGACGTTTCCACCCTCAAGGAGCTGGCCGCCCGCTGGTCGCCTGAGCTCAAGTTCAAGAAAGGCAGCACCCACCTGGCCCTGGACGACATCCGCGAATCCATCGCCGAGCTGCGCTTCTATCGCGAGCATTTCATCAAGGTTTAA
- the yicG gene encoding membrane protein — MLLMLYLIAITAEAMTGALSAGKRGMDWFGVVLIACVTALGGGSVRDVLLGHYPLTWVKHPEYLILTSVAALLTIFIAPLMRHLRSLFLVLDALGLVAFTLIGCMTALEAGTGLLVASVCGVITGVFGGILRDIFCNDIPLVFRRELYASVSFLAAWCFLLCQHLQLPQEQSILITLFGGLLLRLLAIRFNWNMPKFVYKGDEH, encoded by the coding sequence ATGTTGTTAATGCTCTATCTGATCGCCATCACCGCTGAAGCCATGACGGGCGCCTTGTCTGCGGGCAAGCGGGGCATGGACTGGTTTGGTGTGGTGCTGATTGCCTGCGTGACCGCGCTTGGCGGCGGGTCGGTGCGTGATGTGCTGCTGGGACATTACCCGCTGACCTGGGTCAAGCACCCTGAATACCTGATTTTGACCAGCGTTGCGGCGCTGCTGACGATTTTCATCGCGCCGTTGATGCGGCATTTGCGCTCATTGTTTCTGGTGCTCGATGCGCTGGGTCTGGTGGCCTTTACCCTGATCGGCTGCATGACCGCGCTTGAGGCCGGAACCGGCTTGCTGGTGGCGTCGGTTTGCGGGGTCATCACCGGGGTGTTTGGTGGCATCCTGCGGGATATTTTCTGCAACGACATCCCGCTGGTGTTTCGACGCGAGCTGTATGCCAGCGTTTCATTCCTGGCGGCGTGGTGTTTCCTGTTGTGCCAGCACCTGCAATTGCCTCAGGAACAAAGCATCTTGATCACCCTGTTCGGCGGCTTGTTGCTGCGCTTGTTGGCGATTCGCTTCAACTGGAATATGCCGAAGTTTGTTTATAAGGGTGATGAGCATTGA
- the hflX gene encoding GTP-binding protein has protein sequence MFFERHSGGERAILVHLDGQDPEAREDPQEFQELAISAGADTVAFVNVPRHRPSAKYLIGSGKVEELRDQVKAEKADIVIFNHTLTPSQERNLEKVFECRVLDRTGLILDIFAQRARTHEGKLQVELAQLEHMSTRLVRGWTHLERQGGGIGLRGPGETQLETDRRLLRVRLRQIKGRLEKVRSQREQARRGRKRADIPSVSLVGYTNAGKSTLFNAVTDSDVFAADQLFATLDPTLRRLQLDDLGPIVLADTVGFIRHLPHKLVEAFRSTLEESSNSDLLLHVIDSHEPERMAQIEQVMVVLGEIGAEGLPILEVYNKLDLLEGVDPQIQRDADGKPQRVWLSARDGRGLDLLKQAIAELLGDDMFVGTLHLPQSLARLRAQFFELGAVQSEEHDEDGASLLAVRLPRVEFNRLVSREGLQPLEFIEQHTLQ, from the coding sequence TTGTTCTTTGAGCGCCACAGTGGTGGTGAACGCGCGATTCTCGTTCACCTGGATGGTCAGGACCCTGAGGCGCGCGAAGACCCGCAGGAGTTTCAGGAGTTGGCCATATCGGCTGGCGCCGATACCGTCGCGTTCGTCAACGTGCCGCGTCATCGGCCATCGGCCAAATATCTGATAGGCAGTGGCAAGGTCGAGGAGCTTCGCGACCAGGTCAAAGCTGAAAAAGCCGATATCGTCATCTTCAATCACACCCTTACGCCCAGTCAGGAGCGCAACCTCGAGAAGGTTTTCGAGTGCCGCGTCCTTGATCGTACGGGTCTGATTCTCGACATCTTTGCGCAGCGCGCGCGTACTCATGAAGGCAAATTGCAGGTCGAGCTGGCACAGCTCGAGCACATGAGTACCCGGCTGGTTCGCGGCTGGACTCACCTTGAGCGTCAGGGCGGTGGTATCGGCCTGCGTGGTCCGGGTGAAACCCAGCTGGAGACCGACCGCCGCCTGTTGCGGGTGCGTCTGCGGCAGATCAAAGGCCGGCTGGAGAAAGTTCGCAGCCAGCGTGAGCAGGCTCGTCGCGGTCGTAAACGCGCCGACATCCCTTCGGTTTCACTGGTGGGCTATACCAACGCCGGCAAATCGACTCTGTTCAACGCGGTGACTGACTCCGACGTCTTCGCCGCCGATCAACTGTTCGCTACCCTCGATCCTACCCTGCGTCGTCTGCAACTGGATGATCTGGGGCCTATTGTGCTGGCCGATACCGTGGGTTTCATCCGCCATCTGCCGCACAAACTGGTCGAGGCGTTTCGCTCCACCCTTGAAGAATCAAGCAACTCTGACCTGCTGCTGCATGTGATCGACTCTCACGAGCCCGAGCGCATGGCGCAGATCGAGCAGGTCATGGTGGTGCTCGGCGAGATCGGTGCCGAGGGCTTGCCGATCCTTGAGGTGTATAACAAACTCGACCTGCTTGAAGGGGTTGATCCCCAGATACAGCGTGATGCCGACGGCAAACCGCAGCGTGTCTGGCTGTCTGCCCGTGATGGTCGAGGCCTGGACCTGCTCAAGCAGGCCATCGCCGAATTGCTGGGTGACGATATGTTTGTCGGCACCTTGCATCTGCCTCAGAGTCTGGCTCGTCTGCGTGCTCAGTTCTTCGAACTGGGCGCAGTGCAGAGCGAAGAGCACGACGAAGATGGCGCAAGTTTGTTGGCAGTACGTTTACCGCGAGTTGAATTCAATCGCCTGGTGAGTCGCGAAGGACTGCAGCCGCTGGAGTTCATCGAGCAACACACTTTGCAATAA